The sequence below is a genomic window from Dyadobacter chenwenxiniae.
CTCAGATGGCTTACTTGGGAGCCTATCGAACTACACTGGGTTCCATGCTGATCGTAGATGTGAAGGAGGCAAAACGGGATACAATAATAGCAACGGCTATGGTTGCCTGGGAGTCGATCAAGCCTCAGATTATGAGTATTTATACGTCGGAAACGCTGCATGCGTTTTTCCGGCAATTGCAGGCACCCTGGTTGCCCGACAAGCAATCCGCTGGCAACTTCCCCACAGGTTTAACGGTTACTTCCCACAATACGAACCTTGTGTTTGCATTACAAGATGGTGTATTCGATAAAAAGCAGATTCAGTACAAACTCGTGCGGAACGGGAAGCTGTACCGGGACTGGCAGGACAATGATTACGACAATTCCTTTATTTTGGCTCAAAGACACCCAACCGGGAAATTATGAAATAAAAATCCGGTTTTCTGCTCAGCCACAAAACGTAACAGCGTTCTTGTTTGAGATTGAACCTGTGTGGTATGAGACAGTCTACTTCCATATTTTTGCAGCCCGCCTTATCGTTGGCTCTTTTGGGTTTGCTGGTCCTGTCAATCCGGCAAAGACGAAAAATCCGCCAGGGGCAAATTGATAAGTCCAGGGTGCAACTCGAATTGAAATCCGTTTACGCCCAATTTAACCCTCATTTCATTTTTAATGCGCTTAGCTCGATCCAGGCCCTCATAAACAAACAGGATATCAGGGCAGCCAATGCTTACCTGACAGATTTTGCACAATTAACCCGGGACTCACTGGTATACAGTCAAAGAAATGAAATTTCACTTCACGAGGAAATTCAGACATTAGATACTTATTTAAGATTAGAGAAACTGCGTTTTGGTTTTGATTATCATATTAACATAGCGCCTGATGTGGATGCATACGAAACAAATATTCCCGCGCTGCTGACACAACCGCTTGTTGAGAATGCCGTAAAGCATGGGGTTGCCTCTATGGGACAAAAAGGATTAATCCAGCTTTCCATAAGCCGGTCCGGCTTGGCCATGATCGCGAAGCTAACTGACAATGGAAAAGGGATGGATAAAGGAAATTCGATCACCGGATTAGGGCTCAGGCTTACCAGAGACCGGATCGGATTATTAAATCAAATCCGCCCTGATCGGCTGATTAGTATGGATATTACGAATGCTGTTCCAACCGGTGTGCAGATTACAATCACTTTTAACCAATGGTTTGATGAAAGCTTTGCTGATAGATGACGAGCAGTCGAACCTGGACAATCTCCGGATTCTGATTACAACTTATTGCCCGCAGGTCAATGTATGTGGTGCCGCTGCCGATACGCGGTCTGCGACCAGTTTACTACATAGTCATCAACCGGATTTGGTATTTCTGGATATTCAAATGCCTGAACAAAGTGGGTTCGACTGGCTCCGAAGCCTTTCCCGGACAGATTTTGAGATCATTTTCGTAACGGCTTACGATCAGTATGCGGTTCAGGCCATGCGGCTCTCGGCCATTGATTACCTGCTCAAACCAGTCTCGATTGAAGAACTGCAAGCTGCTGTACGCCGGGCACATCAGCAACATTCGATCAAAAAGGAAAATCAACTCCTAAACAACCTGAGGCATTTTTTGAAGGGTAATAATACACCTGCCGAGCAAAGTATTGCATTAGCAACTTTAAAGGAGACGCGCTTTGTAAAAATAAATGAAATCACTCGCTGTAAATCAGCTAACAATTACACCACATTTTACCTGGCAACAGGGGAGAGC
It includes:
- a CDS encoding sensor histidine kinase, producing MRQSTSIFLQPALSLALLGLLVLSIRQRRKIRQGQIDKSRVQLELKSVYAQFNPHFIFNALSSIQALINKQDIRAANAYLTDFAQLTRDSLVYSQRNEISLHEEIQTLDTYLRLEKLRFGFDYHINIAPDVDAYETNIPALLTQPLVENAVKHGVASMGQKGLIQLSISRSGLAMIAKLTDNGKGMDKGNSITGLGLRLTRDRIGLLNQIRPDRLISMDITNAVPTGVQITITFNQWFDESFADR
- a CDS encoding LytR/AlgR family response regulator transcription factor encodes the protein MKALLIDDEQSNLDNLRILITTYCPQVNVCGAAADTRSATSLLHSHQPDLVFLDIQMPEQSGFDWLRSLSRTDFEIIFVTAYDQYAVQAMRLSAIDYLLKPVSIEELQAAVRRAHQQHSIKKENQLLNNLRHFLKGNNTPAEQSIALATLKETRFVKINEITRCKSANNYTTFYLATGESLLICKPIFFYDDLLRQYGFVRCHQSHLVNKASIKSWKRDYGDFLVLTNGAEIPISRGKKEEVKRLLQN